In Lactiplantibacillus pentosus, the sequence GTTGCAATTGCGCAGTAGCTTTTTTTGTGGCATGAATCATAATAGTTTTTGGAGGAATTAAAAATGAGAACGATAATAAAAATAGCTGCTTATTTGATGTTGTTTTTCCTTATAGTATTAGCCATAGCTGTTCCTGTTTTATGCGAAATGTTGCATCTTATTCCTGGTACCAGCTCTAGTGATTGGTTGGGATTTTGGGCACAATATGCTGGAACCTGGATTGCATTGATTGGGTCTTCTTCGTTTGCAATGTTAATCGCTGTACATGAAATAAAAGCCAATAGAGTTACGGAACTTAGAATGTATAAGATTCAAGAAAGAGTGAAATATTTATTCGAAATTGTAGATATTGTTTCTGAATTAGAATATCAAACTGAATATCCTATTTTTCAGTTGACAAAAGTTAATCAAATAAAAATGAATCAATGGAAGATACATTACGACCAGGTTACGGACTTTATTGATTTCCTTGGCAATAGTGGAATTAATTTAAGCCACTATCGGTTTAAATTACCTCAAAGTTTTATTAATACATGGTGGGAATTACTGGAGCAAAATAGTGACTTGGATAAGAGAGGGACTGAAGTTAAGCAACTACACAAGCAAATAAAAAATGACATGGCTAGGTACAATAAGGAACAAGATAAGAATAAGAAAAACAAAATAGAACAAAAAATTAGAGAAAATATAGTTAAAATTAATAGTGAAATTAATGGTATGAGAGATGATTATGGACATTTCTGTGAAAGGGCCCTGATATATATTGATAAACTTGAGACAAACTGATCTTTTATAAAAATGAATAATATTGATAATTACGTTATTCTATGAACCATGTCCCCTAGATGTCACTAAAATGTCCCCTGAATGTCACTTACATGCCGAGTAAATGGGTGTATATTTGTATTATCGAATAGTGTGATTGTTCGTCTCCTTATAGATAATTTAACGTAGGTTTAGTAAAATTATTAATAAAGGGAGGGAAATACGTGAATCAGTTTATGAATTTTGTTACTCGAATCAATATAATTTCATTGGTTTCTGTAATTGCATCGTTTTCTGCAGTTATAGTCACAATCACGAATGTAATTTCGCAGATAAGTAATCAGCATGACGAGCAAGTAAAAAAGAAGAGTCGCTTTTTTTTTGTTTCTAACCGTATTCTTTTGGTGATTGCTAGTAGTTTGGTTCTAATTGCATTATTCTTCTTTGTAATGGGAGTTATACACTCTGGAGACTCAAAATTGCTTAATTATTACTCCCAGCTTGCAACGCTGTTGGGTGTTCTGATAACTTCCTTAGCCGCCTTAATAGCGTTACCGACCGTTTCTAAATATTTAATGGATAAGGGTCGCAAAGAATTAAAAAAGGAAGATGAATACTCGAATCGACAAGCTGTTGAATTTTTAAAAACATTGAATAAATTTATTGAAGAAAATAAATTCAAGAAATGACTTAAGCGTCATGCCAAAAGGTATGGCGTTTTCTTATACATAAAATTATTGGAGGTAATCAAATGGAACAATCGGAGTTCAACGCAACACAGACGATCAATGAGACATGCTACGGATTAATCAAGCAAGGCTATTCACTGCACGATATTTATGATGGGCTGGGTAACGTTATGGCTGGTATTGAGCCCAAGCACGCATCAAAGCTAAAGGTTGATGTGGACATTGATACTTCCAAAGTAATCAGCAAGTTAAGGGAAATGGGTGATCAGGCGGCGTTCTACGATGCACTGGACAACTGAACAATGCCACGCATTCTATGGTTCGGCTGAGTGGGAACATCTGCGCGCTGCTATCCTAAAGCGTGATCACTATGAATGTGTGTGGTGTAAGCGTGATGGTAAGGTCACACGGTATGGCGACGTTGATAGCCATGGTCGTCCGGTTGTACTGGAAGTTGACCACATCAAAGAGTTGGCTGACTATCCAGAACTGCGGACTGAGCCGACTAACTTGCGGACACTGTGCAAGGACTGTCACAACAAACGGCATCATCGCATGAACTATCAGACGAAGCATGAGCGTAAAGAGAATCGATGGTCAAAGGACGAGAGGTGGGATTAATGGTGGAACATAATATAACTTGGTCAATAAACAACGGACAAAAGATACCTGAGATCTATGTTGACGGTGAGCAGGCTCATGTAGTGTCGTGTAGTTATCAGTTTGTAACGGCTACAGATATTGATGAGTCAGGGGTTAGCATGATGACTGCAACTATCATCTTGTTATCGGAGTGCGACTATAAGCCAATTCAGCATGTGGTCTTTATCAATCAACGGAATGGCAAGGTGTTCTATCAATAGACAAGGAGTGATGACTAATGCGATCAAGAACCGATAACACTAAGCAAGTCGTGGTCTACGTAGTTATGCGTGATCAACAAGCGAATGTGTTATTTGCGCATCGCGTTTATTTTAGTGAACGAAGAGCGAAGAACTATTGTAAACGGATGAATAATGCAAAAGAATTTACTGGATATTACTACATTAATAAAGCAATCTTTTTTGACTGGAAATCTTTTATTGCCAAGGCCCCCGGGGTCAAAAAAATTGGCGAAAAATAGAAAACTGGGAACCGGTGGGTAGGACTCGACTCCGGAAAAATATTGCTTTTTTTATTCAATTTGAAAGGGGGGGTGGGGGTTTGGACCACCGTAAGATAAGAAGGGAATTGATGCAGCGAATCAATAAAAAATCAGCTGTTGAGAAAGAGAAGGTTGACCGATATATCAGCCTTTTGAACGCTTTTTATAAGCTTGATGAAGCCATTATTGCCAATGGTGTGATGGTCAAAATCGAGAATGGCAAACAGACATATTGGAAAGCAAATCCGGCTGTTTCCGAAAAAAATCGAATTAATTCCGCGCTAATAACGCTTGAAAAGGACTTTAAGCCCGTTAAAACCACCCCTAAAGCGTCTAAAACAGCTACTACGAGCGACGAAAAGGGTGGCTTGGTATGATTCAACAGAAGTATGTTAAAAGTTACCTACAGGCCTATAAAGACGGTTCTATCAGGTTGAATAAGCGGCGAATAAAACTCGTGGAATTAATAGAAAAGACCGTTCTAACTAACGAAAATTATTATTTTGATGAAGAAAAAATCGAGGACTGTTTAACGTTCGCTGATAAGTGGTTTTTCCCATTTACACCCTGGGAAAAGTTCTTAACCGCGTTCGTTTTTTTATATGATCACACCACTGAGCGGCGAGCAATTCGGAAGTTCATGGTAGTCGTTGGCCGTGGAGCTGGTAAGAACGGCTGGGTATCGGTGATTTCATCTTTTCTTTTATCACGACTGCATGGGGTCCGCAATTATAATGGTTCCATTATCGCCAATAGTGAAGAACAGGCCAAAACATCGGTTGATGAGATTCACGATGCGGTCGACTTGCATAGTGAGTTGAAAGGCGAATTTTATGCGACCAATTCGCAAGTTCATTCGAAGTCTACCAACTCGACGCTACGATACCGGACTTCTAACGGGAATACTAAAGATGGCTTGCGTGATGGTTTTGTTATTTTCGATGAAATCCACGCCTATCCCAATAACCAAAATGTCAAAGTTCATATTTCTGGGCTTGGGAAAGTTCGAGACTCACGAGTTTTCGAGATTGGGTCCAAGGGCTATGTACGTGATGGCTACCTAGATAAAGAATTAGCAAAAGCTGATGCGATTTTAGACGGCAAGGCCCCCATTGAATCGATGTTTCCATTTGTTTGCGAGTTGGACAACTTGAAAGAGAT encodes:
- a CDS encoding HNH endonuclease, which translates into the protein MHWTTEQCHAFYGSAEWEHLRAAILKRDHYECVWCKRDGKVTRYGDVDSHGRPVVLEVDHIKELADYPELRTEPTNLRTLCKDCHNKRHHRMNYQTKHERKENRWSKDERWD
- a CDS encoding P27 family phage terminase small subunit, whose product is MQRINKKSAVEKEKVDRYISLLNAFYKLDEAIIANGVMVKIENGKQTYWKANPAVSEKNRINSALITLEKDFKPVKTTPKASKTATTSDEKGGLV